The Bacillus vallismortis genome window below encodes:
- a CDS encoding ImmA/IrrE family metallo-endopeptidase — protein sequence MSYENLLIESEKAAVSIYEQKLSRGIKGLYADGIIWINKKLSNTEKRVILAEELGHHYTTAGHILDQTTVQNRKQELRARNWAYRKLVPLNKIIQAHKSGVKNRYELAEFLNVTEKFLEEALKRYIEEYGLYKEVNGLTICFQPLGVIEMFETFQV from the coding sequence ATGAGTTATGAGAATCTTTTAATTGAATCAGAAAAAGCAGCCGTATCAATATACGAACAAAAACTTAGTCGAGGTATAAAAGGTTTATATGCAGATGGTATCATTTGGATAAACAAAAAGTTATCTAATACAGAAAAAAGAGTCATTCTAGCTGAAGAATTAGGCCACCATTATACAACGGCTGGACATATTCTTGACCAAACAACTGTTCAAAACAGGAAACAAGAATTGAGAGCAAGAAACTGGGCTTACAGAAAATTAGTACCCCTAAACAAAATCATTCAAGCACATAAATCAGGTGTCAAAAATCGTTACGAGCTGGCTGAGTTTTTAAACGTAACTGAAAAATTTTTAGAAGAAGCCCTTAAAAGATATATTGAAGAGTATGGATTATATAAAGAGGTAAACGGATTAACAATCTGCTTTCAACCATTAGGCGTAATCGAAATGTTTGAAACCTTTCAAGTATAA
- a CDS encoding helix-turn-helix domain-containing protein, translating into MNVFGERLKSLRDKNKQSINELVIELNKKYETNISKSMISRYENGQSDPKMEVVRILADYFNVSSDYLVGISEMEVKPLKKQGNIETIAAHHDEEGWTEEELEEIRRFKEFVKSKRKNNQE; encoded by the coding sequence ATGAACGTATTTGGTGAAAGGTTGAAATCGTTACGGGACAAGAACAAACAGAGTATAAATGAGCTGGTCATAGAGTTGAATAAGAAATATGAAACAAATATCAGTAAAAGTATGATTTCTAGGTATGAGAACGGACAATCCGATCCAAAGATGGAAGTGGTCCGCATTCTTGCAGATTATTTTAATGTCTCATCTGATTATTTAGTTGGTATATCTGAAATGGAAGTTAAACCATTAAAAAAACAAGGAAATATAGAAACAATCGCAGCACATCATGACGAAGAAGGCTGGACAGAAGAGGAATTAGAAGAAATTCGTCGTTTTAAAGAATTTGTTAAATCAAAAAGAAAAAACAATCAGGAGTAG
- a CDS encoding tyrosine-type recombinase/integrase: protein MASFRKHSNGTWEYRIRYKDPINQKFKEKSKRGFSTKKEAQLAAAETEKRIFNDLELDNHPYYLKNYLQDWLKEYKLGSVRKNTFELHKRNINNHIIPYFKDIDIKDIKPILYQKFINHLCEQKYSKRTVEIIHGTMRNAMEKAVLLGKLEKNPCYGIEIKTSKKREYNMEFINSDDIPLFLRVAYEYGYMYYIFFKTLLNTGMRKGEAAALQWSDIDLKNKNISIAKTLDFKAASKDELFGDPKTYTSRRIITIDQRLVNELHELRKRQNEDKLQLNEIYHHDLNLVFTRKDGSHLPKSSLFNAFVRILNKAGLDKLPIHALRDTHAVLLLESGASMKYVQERLGHKSIQVTSDVYSHISKKIDRDSMNKYEDYISTIME, encoded by the coding sequence ATGGCAAGTTTTCGCAAGCATTCAAACGGAACTTGGGAATACAGGATACGTTACAAAGATCCTATCAATCAAAAATTTAAAGAAAAGTCCAAGCGTGGTTTTTCTACAAAAAAAGAGGCTCAATTGGCTGCAGCTGAAACAGAAAAACGAATTTTTAATGATCTTGAATTAGATAATCACCCCTACTATCTTAAAAATTATCTGCAAGACTGGTTAAAAGAATATAAATTAGGGTCAGTGCGCAAAAACACTTTTGAATTACATAAACGAAATATAAATAATCATATCATTCCGTACTTCAAAGACATTGATATTAAAGACATAAAACCTATCCTCTACCAAAAATTTATCAACCACCTTTGCGAACAAAAATATAGTAAACGAACGGTCGAAATTATCCATGGAACAATGAGAAATGCAATGGAGAAAGCAGTATTATTAGGAAAGCTCGAAAAAAATCCTTGTTATGGCATAGAGATTAAAACAAGTAAAAAACGAGAATATAATATGGAGTTTATCAATAGTGATGACATACCGCTTTTTTTACGTGTAGCTTATGAATATGGTTATATGTACTATATCTTCTTTAAAACGCTCTTAAATACCGGCATGCGTAAAGGTGAGGCCGCTGCTTTACAGTGGTCAGATATTGATTTAAAAAATAAAAACATCTCAATTGCTAAAACTCTAGATTTTAAAGCAGCTTCAAAAGATGAACTATTTGGTGACCCTAAGACTTATACATCTAGGCGTATTATTACTATTGATCAAAGATTGGTTAATGAGCTTCACGAACTAAGAAAACGACAAAACGAAGATAAACTTCAACTTAATGAGATCTATCACCATGACCTTAACTTAGTCTTCACTCGCAAAGATGGTTCACATTTACCTAAATCGTCCTTGTTCAATGCTTTTGTCCGAATACTAAATAAAGCTGGATTAGATAAACTTCCTATTCATGCCCTTCGTGACACACATGCTGTTTTGCTCCTTGAATCAGGTGCATCAATGAAATATGTACAAGAACGACTGGGCCATAAAAGTATTCAAGTGACATCAGATGTTTACTCACACATCAGCAAAAAGATTGATAGGGATTCAATGAATAAGTACGAAGATTATATCTCCACAATTATGGAGTAA